The Anoplolepis gracilipes chromosome 14, ASM4749672v1, whole genome shotgun sequence genome includes a window with the following:
- the Rpl14 gene encoding large ribosomal subunit protein eL14: MPFQRFVQSGRVAYVSDGPYQGKLVTIVDIIDQNRVLVDGPSTAVPRCEMRLNELHLTKFRLRFPFTGSTRVVRKVWEAANINELWKQTMWARKVEAKKKRAALCDFDRFKLRKARQIRNKLRTDAFYRLKKKTKKTKTGAAVKKSTKKAEKK; encoded by the exons ATG cCGTTTCAAAGATTTGTGCAGTCAGGCCGTGTGGCCTATGTGAGCGATGGACCTTACCAGGGCAAACTGGTCACCATTGTTGACATTATCGATCAGAATCGG gtTCTGGTGGATGGCCCATCGACAGCTGTACCTCGTTGTGAGATGAGACTTAATGAGCTTCATTTAACGAAATTCCGTTTACGTTTCCCATTTACTGGATCCACTCGTGTCGTGCGTAAAGTATGGGAGGCGGCTAATATCAATGAACTCTGGAAACAGACAATGTGGGCCAGAAAAGTTGAAGCTAAGAAGaag CGTGCGGCACTGTGCGATTTCGATCGTTTCAAGCTGCGTAAAGCAAGACAGATCAGAAATAAATTGCGAACGGACGCGTTTtacagattaaaaaagaaaaccaaAAAGACTAAAACTGGCGCTGCAGTGAAGAAGAGCACGAAAAAAGCTGAGAAAAAGTAA
- the Surf1 gene encoding surfeit locus protein 1 isoform X1, with protein sequence MNLTAVKIFGDSRVARYALDKQARVLLFSNANMQARYKSKKTVFKAIEMNKYKQTEETIGVYGYCLLSVPIATFALGTWQIKRWRWKLDLIENLKHRISAKPMDFPSDLDELKNKEYYCVKMKGKFLYEKEFLMGPRSLILDGEAISEKGGGIISRKSSTGYYVITPFKLEDRDLTIMVNRGWIPKSDRTSFKEDRITDSMEIVGVIRQTEKRPPFVPDNAPARGVWHYRDLNAMAKITEAEPVYIELLSEYSAPKGPIGGQTRVTLRNEHLSYIITWYGLCASTSYMWFRHFVQKLPLL encoded by the exons atgaatttgacAGCTGTCAAAATTTTCGGAGATTCGAGAGTTGCAAGATACGCGCTCGACAAACAGGCGCGCGTGTTATTGTTTAGTAATGCAAATATGCAAGCaagatataaaagtaaaaaaaccgTATTCAAGGCTattgaaatgaataaatataaacaaacgGAAGAAACTATTGGAGTATATGGTTATTGCTTGTTG AGTGTACCTATTGCTACTTTTGCACTTGGCACATGGCAGATTAAGAGATGGCGATGGAAACTGGATTTAATAGAAAACTTAAAGCATCGTATTTCTGCAAAACCAATGGATTTTCCATCTGA TTTAGATGAACTGAAAAATAAGGAATATTATTGTGTGAAGATGAAGGGAAAGTTTTTGtacgaaaaagaatttttgatgGGGCCTAGAAGTCTCATTCTAGATGGAGAGGCTATCAGTGAAAAAGGTGGCGGAATAATTTCTCGCAAGTCGAGCACAGGATATTATGTGATTACACCTTTTAAACTGGAAGATCGGGA tttgaCTATCATGGTAAATCGTGGATGGATACCTAAAAGTGATCGTACATCATTTAAAGAAGATAGGATTACAGATTCTATGGAAATCGTCGGTGTTATTAGACAAACTGAAAAACGACCTCCATTTGTACCTGACAATGCTCCTGCAAGAGGAGTATGGCATTACAG GGATTTAAATGCAATGGCAAAGATAACAGAAGCAGAACCTGTGTATATAGAACTATTGTCTGAATATAGCGCACCAAAAGGTCCGATTGGTGGTCAAACAAGAGTAACTTTAAGAAATGAAcatttaagttatataatcACTTGGTATGGGTTGTGTGCCAGCACAAGCTACATGTGGTTTCGACATTTTGTGCAAAAATTACCTCTTCTATAG
- the Surf1 gene encoding surfeit locus protein 1 isoform X2, with the protein MVIACWQSVPIATFALGTWQIKRWRWKLDLIENLKHRISAKPMDFPSDLDELKNKEYYCVKMKGKFLYEKEFLMGPRSLILDGEAISEKGGGIISRKSSTGYYVITPFKLEDRDLTIMVNRGWIPKSDRTSFKEDRITDSMEIVGVIRQTEKRPPFVPDNAPARGVWHYRDLNAMAKITEAEPVYIELLSEYSAPKGPIGGQTRVTLRNEHLSYIITWYGLCASTSYMWFRHFVQKLPLL; encoded by the exons ATGGTTATTGCTTGTTGGCAA AGTGTACCTATTGCTACTTTTGCACTTGGCACATGGCAGATTAAGAGATGGCGATGGAAACTGGATTTAATAGAAAACTTAAAGCATCGTATTTCTGCAAAACCAATGGATTTTCCATCTGA TTTAGATGAACTGAAAAATAAGGAATATTATTGTGTGAAGATGAAGGGAAAGTTTTTGtacgaaaaagaatttttgatgGGGCCTAGAAGTCTCATTCTAGATGGAGAGGCTATCAGTGAAAAAGGTGGCGGAATAATTTCTCGCAAGTCGAGCACAGGATATTATGTGATTACACCTTTTAAACTGGAAGATCGGGA tttgaCTATCATGGTAAATCGTGGATGGATACCTAAAAGTGATCGTACATCATTTAAAGAAGATAGGATTACAGATTCTATGGAAATCGTCGGTGTTATTAGACAAACTGAAAAACGACCTCCATTTGTACCTGACAATGCTCCTGCAAGAGGAGTATGGCATTACAG GGATTTAAATGCAATGGCAAAGATAACAGAAGCAGAACCTGTGTATATAGAACTATTGTCTGAATATAGCGCACCAAAAGGTCCGATTGGTGGTCAAACAAGAGTAACTTTAAGAAATGAAcatttaagttatataatcACTTGGTATGGGTTGTGTGCCAGCACAAGCTACATGTGGTTTCGACATTTTGTGCAAAAATTACCTCTTCTATAG
- the Gs2 gene encoding glutamine synthetase, giving the protein MSRNVLRDSPNAALDKTLLKKYLDLPQPENTIQAKYIWIDGTDEGLRCKTRTLDFVPKHPSELPIWTYDGSSTYQADGANSDIYLYPVAIYNDPFRGGKNKLVLCDTYNSDKTPTISNKRYIANEAMEAVKDQDPWFGIEQEYTLLDFDGRPLGWPKNGFPGPQGPYYCGVGANKVIGREIVEAHYRACLYAGVKIAGTNAEVMPSQWEFQIGPCSGITAGDDLWIARFILHGVAEEYGVIVTLDPKPVDGSWNGAGAHTNFSTKAMRGENGIAEIEKAIDKLSKQHLRHIQAYDPRGGKDNERRLTGKCETSNIHDFSAGVANRNVSIRIPRGVAEDKKGYLEDRRPSSNCDPYSVTNALVRTCVLNE; this is encoded by the exons ATGTCGCGCAACGTGTTGAGAGACTCACCAAATGCGGCGTTAGACAAAACTCtgttaaaaaagtatttggaCCTGCCGCAGCCCGAAAATACGATCCAAGCGAAGTACATTTGGATCGATGGTACTGATGAAGGATTACGTTGCAAGACCAGGACCCTAGATTTTGTACCGAAACATCCTTCCG AACTACCAATATGGACGTACGACGGTAGCTCGACATATCAGGCTGACGGCGCCAATAGTGATATATATCTTTACCCGGTGGCCATTTACAACGATCCTTTTCGTGGTGGTAAAAATAAGCTTGTACTTTGCGACACCTACAATAGCGACAAGACACCGACCATTTCGAACAAGCGATACATCGCGAACGAAGCGATGGAAGCTGTCAAGGATCAGGATCCTTGGTTCGGCATCGAGCAGGAGTACACCCTTCTCGACTTCGATGGCAGGCCGCTCGGTTGGCCCAAGAACGGCTTTCCAGGGCCGCAAGGTCCCTATTATTGCGGCGTTGGCGCCAATAAGGTAATTGGTCGCGAGATCGTCGAGGCTCACTATAGGGCCTGCCTCTACGCTGGTGTGAAGATCGCAGGGACCAATGCCGAGGTGATGCCCTCACAATGGGAATTCCAG ATTGGACCGTGCTCGGGCATTACTGCCGGGGATGACCTGTGGATCGCTCGATTCATTTTACACGGCGTTGCCGAGGAGTATGGCGTGATTGTCACTTTGGATCCTAAACCGGTGGACGGTTCCTGGAACGGTGCCGGTGCTCACACTAACTTCTCGACGAAGGCAATGCGAGGGGAAAACGGCATCGCCGAGATCGAGAAGGCGATCGACAAGCTCAGCAAGCAACACCTCAGACACATCCAGGCGTACGACCCGCGCGGAGGAAAGGACAACGAGCGCAGATTGACCGGAAAATGTGAGACCAGCAACATCCACGACTTCAGCGCCGGAGTAGCCAATCGTAACGTCAGCATTCGCATCCCCCGCGGGGTCGCCGAGGACAAAAAGGGATATCTGGAGGATAGGAGGCCCAGCAGCAACTGCGATCCCTATTCCGTCACCAACGCCCTGGTCCGCACCTGCGTGCTGAATGAATAA